The Gadus morhua chromosome 16, gadMor3.0, whole genome shotgun sequence DNA window GTGGCGCGTGACGGCCTTCATCGGCAGCAACATCGTGACGGCGCAGATCATCTGGGAGGGCCTGTGGATGACCTGCGTGGTGCAGAGCACGGGCCAGATGCAGTGCAAGGTCTACGACTCCATGCTGGCTCTGTCCCAGGACCTGCAGGCGGCCCGCGCCCTCACCATCATCGCCATCCTGGTGGCCATCCTGGCCGTGCTCATCGGCATCGCCGGCGCCAAGTGCACCAACTGCATCGAGGACGAGGCGTCCAAGAGCAAGGTGATGATCGTCTCCGGGGTTTTCTTCATCGTGTCGGGCGTGATGCAGCTCATCCCCGTGTCGTGGTCGGCCAACACCATCATCAGGGActtctacaacccgctgatcaCCGACGCGCAGCGCCGGGAGCTGGGTGCCGCGCTGTACATCGGCTGGGCGGCCGCCGCCATGCTGATACTGGGGGGGGCGCTGCTGTGCTGCACCTGCCCCCCCGCGGAGACCCGGTACAACCCGTCGCGCATGGCCTACTCGGCGCCGCGCTCCGCCCCGGCGCCCGGCTTCGAGAGGAAGGACTACGTGTGAAGACGGTGATTTcagttgtgttgtggttgttgtggttgtggtttaaAGAGACTATTGggtggatgagggaggagggacagaCTGGTCCAGTGTGGACCAGGGAAGACTCCGAGAGGGCGCCAAGATGAAGGATGGGCTCGGTGTTGACGGTTTGAACGGTTAGGAATGTCTGCAATCGCTATGATGTTTGGCCCCGGGCCGAAACTATGCTCTTCATTTTTGACAGgagcaaaacaaaatgtttGCTGCAACTTTGCTGCTTCTTTTTTGATGACAAAAAACGTTATgaagtttttgtttattttcagtcAAAAGTATTGCATTTATATCACAAACAGAGAACATAAATAACCTCGATTTCTTTCAGTatcaaaaacaaaatcagaaaagtGTTTTTTATGATGTTACCGTGACTTTTCACAGCTACTCGTTGTAATGTGTGTTGCTAAATTAATGTTCTGTGAGTCTGTAAATACTTtttaaagatgtttttttttttaccttgtcCCATCGTCCAGGAAACTCAACCAGGGTAATAGAGATGTGTACGTATGGATTCATATAATATTAGTGGACGGGTGACTTGATGATCGACCTACCAATGTCTGTGTCGGTGccccaggagagggggggggggggggggggaatatgtgtgtgtatatgtgtatctgTACAAATGCAAAACTCATGAGTCGTTTCCATCAATAAATACTGTTGTGATTTTTTAAAAAGAGAGTTTGTGTGGCCTGGTCGTCTGTTTTCATCCCCCTCACTGCCGCCCCTCAGTGACTCCTCTGAACCTGTAATCATGAGGTGAGCCCGAGCTGCTAATCCATCAGGTGCAACACCTTGCTGACTCAGGGCGAGGACAAGACCAAGATACgtgtacgggtgtgtgtgtaagaatagCCTGCTGACATGCTATCCCGCAGGATACCTTACCACCTACTTAACCGCACGCGCTCTGCGCAATTAGCTGCAGGGACGCAACCCTGCAGCCCCCCGTCGATAACAGTCCGGTACAGGGCGAGGTCAAAACACCTGTTGGTTTAGTTATACCGATGAGCTATCCTGAAAATATGGGGAGACCTGTCaggatttgtaaaaaaaaagcccCACTCAATGAAGCCCCCCTCTCCACAATAGTTTGTCAAGACCACCAATTGTTGTGTTAAGATCTGGAAGTACGTTGGTATTTAACTTGACTGGAGATTAAACATAAATGTTTACAAAAGACCACCACTCTCTTAACTCTCGTGTAAAGCCAATAATAACCAGGACCAACTCCAAACCATGAAAAAGCCTTCCAGTATTCGGCTGCTGCCTGTGACTTTATCCtatcagtggtgtgtgtgtgtgtgtgtgtgtgtgtgtgtgtgtgtgtgtgtgtgtgtgtgtgtgtgtgtgtgtgtgtgtgtgtgtgtgtgtgtgtgtgtgtgtgtgtgtgtgtgtgtgtgtgtgtgtgtgtgtgtgtgttggaaacaTTACAAAGGCTGCCAGGCTGAAACATTGATGAGGACCTTATGGTAAATATGCGACAGGTTGGGAGGAGATGGTAACACTTCACCGGCCAACTGTCCCGTATCGATGTCCCCGCCAACAAAGGGCCATGACATCTGGACAATGGTGTCTACCACCACTCAGTCTTCGGAGAGACTCCTGTGTGAATCCTGTCCATTTATGACTCAGGGGTTATACCATGAATAAGCAGTGGCCTGCATCTGTGATAGAATGCTAGCGCAAGAGTGATATAAGCTGTTAAggattaataataattcattgccACGTTTGAAGGCTATTATTTGTCAGAACTGTGGGAAAAAGGTAAagataaaatataattaaaaaggGTGTAGTTTAGTCAGTCATTGAAACTGAGTCGACAAACATCACATTTCTTCTTCCCCTCATACAGTACAAGCCCACTAAGGCTAATGTCTAAGGCTAACGGAACACACTTACGGTAGTTGTATCGTGAGTTTTCTCAAGCAAAAGTTATTTGTATTTTCCTTGATCACAGTAAGACACACTCCTTTCAAATGATCCAATCAAATCCTGTGATCGAATCACAGATGATATGTTATGCCCTACTTATTTGTAATTAGTAATCTATCTATAATTTATATTACTTTGTCTTATATACATATTCGTCTTACGTATGCTAAAATAACTCAATTAAAACTTCGTGATCATGAGTGTCTAGAGTGAAAGTATCACTTTGTGCCAAATGAAACCTTCTGTTCTGCAACAAAGACGAAGTATTGTCTCAGTATATGTTTCTCCACGGCACAACTACCCCTACATCGACACCAATCATAAAAAAATGTCATTAGCATAATATTAATAACGTAGTGTCCTAGATGTTGCGATTGATTAAGCTTAGGTATACTGCAACATCTAGACTGAAATGTAATGCAACAATCAATCGTATAATTACGTTATACTGTGCTTTACAAATTCAACAAATGTTAATGTTTTTACTGCGTCATTTTTGTTTTGCAGGTCTTCTGAGTACTCAAAGCAAAATCCAAGCCCCCCTGTGAAACCTGTTCCCAGCCCCTATTGTCCAGCTAGCATCCACCTTGGTTCTAAAAGCTACTGAACAACAAATTCCTCACTCAATCCCCCCACCCAGCTAGCATTTACAGCCTCGATAGAACCAACGCAAGGGGAATGGGGCCCAAGGTTCTCCTACGCCCGGTTGGGAATCACTGCTGTAGGAGTTATGTAAACCTGGAGAAACCCTGGAGCTGTAAGCGGTAACTTATTAAGCATCTCTTGCCTGCTACACTGCACAGCTCAGCACGTTTGACCGCTGATTGCCTGGACTCTCTGTCTGTAGGTTCTGTATGTAAATGAGCACTCTTATTGTTCTCTTTGCCGGAAGGTTAAAAGTTTATTTAAGTTTAATCATTGACTCCTGTGTGGTTCTTTCACACGATCCTAAAGTTTTGGTATTTTGTATCAATCCCATCTTTTTTCCAAGATACAATTTTGCTTATTTTTGTTAATTTCAATCTTCGATTTGGAGGGGTTAGAAACAGCTGAATATCATTTGACAGCTGAGATAATAAAGTACCTTCCATCCAACTAACTTAACATAATGTCATTTTAGGGatataattgttgaaatgacaattcattttaattatattctTTGAGGAGTGCCATTCCTTTTCTGATAAGGCCAAACACTTAGTTAGGAAAACAGAAAAGGCCAGAGGTTGGTCAAGCAGAGAACGAGAGTGAAAAAGTTCTCTGTCTTGGTCTGGTGGACACAGAGCATGTGCCCCACACCCAGGAATGTGAAGGACAGACAGGTAACTAAGGAGATGGAGCcatcacacagaggggggggggagaggtagggtgaggtgagagagattgaaacagggagggagagagatagataggggaatggtagagagagaggtagagagaatgagtgagtgagagagagagagagagagagaggtagggagggagggagagacagagggagaaagtgtgagacggacagagatgagagagcagagtgtgagggagggagagaaggggggagaggagggagggatgagaaggaggggaagagaggcagagagggagagagagagagagagagagagagagagagagagagagagagagagagagagagagagagagagagagagagagagagagagagagagagagagagagagagtcctttATCCCCCTCCCATTCCTCTGAGTGGACTAAACAGAGCCGCTCTGTTAGTCCACTAGAAACCGAAACTCCAGGAGCATTCTGTCTAAACCCGAACCCCAGCGCACCTGACTCACAATGACCCAGCCACGAGATGGTCTCGTCTGAAGTCCTCTGTGATAGGCTGCATGCCGCATTCACAAGGAGAAATCCGGGCGGTGGGAAATTTCCCATTAATCCGACTTGATAGCGTACACCAACCTACGACGATGGGAGTTAtgtaaggaggagcagagaggtcGTACTGTGCTTGTACAATGAATTGCCAACCCAATTTTTAACCATTCGTGCATTCAAGAGCAagtttttaaatattaaaaggCCAACAGCCTTTAATAAATCCTTTGTTGGACGCCGTCTTGAATAGATTCATCAGTTCTGGCCAAGTTTGAAATATAGGGTCAATCCAAATGTTCCCAAGGTGAACATGAATGCTTTTAGCTAATTGGAAGTTCGGAATTAGTTAGTAAGATATCTCATAAGCAAAATCCCCTCCCCAACAAGAGGACCGCTAGACGTCCCATGAGCATTATATGAGCATTATATCATAGGATTGCAGTCCCCTTTAATAGTGTAATCCATCCAGAACCTTAAGACCTACATGATAACCTCATGTTAAATAATATGGTATAGTCTGGCTTCAGATAAACCTTGTCACAGACAATCCTTAACTACACTAGTTTTATTTCTGGGTGGCTGGGACAGAGTAAAATATTTCCAACATACTTGAAACGACCCAAGGTCATGAAGGCAAAATCATTGCCTTTGTGTTTAACTTCCATGAACATTATACAGAACAGAATTCAAACTGGCGTGAAATAACCAAATTCACAAGTATTTGTTTAAAGATCATAGAGCAACTGTCTCTGAAGGGCCCAGATAGTGAGCATCACAAGCACTTTGAAGTCATGCCACAGATTGCAGAATTCCTATTTTTTATTGGAGACCTCCCTTTCATTTCTAAAGTAGATCTTCACCTTTGGTCCGGACTATTGGCTGATCTAATTTGATTTGTGAAGATCAGAAAACTACGGGCTGACCATGTAACTTTTTAGCTTTTAAACGTCTCACTGGAAGATATGCTATTAAATGTCCTCAAAATAGTTTTTCATCCTTCAGTTGGCTTCGATTTACTAGTATAGATCGAGTActttatgtatttattgattTGCCTAGATGCAGCCTAGTAGATTATACAAAGTGGATTAGAGGCCTTGTGTTGTACGACGTGTGATATtcacgttttatttttctttgagtTTCCTAtttagataaaaaaaagatcctGAACCCAAACTCTGGGCTTTGAGTCATTAATGTGGATATTCCAACGGCAAGATGAATGTAAACGAATTTCGGGGGGGGAATTTGTTACTAACTTGCTCAATTAAGTTGAATTCTGTAATTTTTGGGAGGCGTTTGATTGCAAATGCTCTCCATCCTAGGTCATATGCATAAAATAAGACTTTGGTTGGTTTCTACGGAGGCATGTTACCACTGTTTGGATGGTCAGCACCATCtggtagacagacagagtaCTGCATCGAGGGCAACCCTTGATGTCACGTGCCTGAGATTGGTTATAATAGGTTTCCCTTGAGGATTAGACAATTAACTCATTTTTAGTTGAGAAAATGATGAGTGTATCCACACCACACAGCAGTTTCATTCCAAACAGAGGGCtcattgtttttaattaaaataatccTGTAGTTAAAAAGGATGCCTTGAGTGACAAAGAATTCACAAATTGCTTAGTGATTGGAATTGGAAGAAAGAATGCTTTAATCTCTGAAATGGAAGGATGAAACAGTGATTATATCACATGGTTCCAGGTATTACAGAGTAAAGAGCAGGGGTCCCACAAAAATCAGCAAAGAAGTacctaaatatttttttgattatttgcTCAACCTTAAATTAAAATTACCAACAAACATAGAATTTCATTTtcaaaaccaaacaaaccagCCAATATTTTTATGACAAACTCAAAAAGAAAGAATCACTAGATTATTACCAGATTAGTGGAAATttaccccaaaaaaacaaaactaatcTAATCCATTCAAATCCTAGAAGAGGTTCAAAGTCATGTTGGAAACTAGCGAGCATTTCATTATAGACAGAGTTCATTATTCAAGCCGGTTTTTAacagtcaaacacaaacaccatggTCTGTAGGGTACAAATCCTCGTTTATCTTCATCATTCATCTTCATCACTTAAAGGACTTTGAAAGAAAGCACCGCTTTCATATTCATAGACGATCGCCACGGTTTCCCCGGCGTCAGAAACAGCTGCACTGGTCTGTAAATAAGCCTGGttggggatagagggagggaagggggagcagagggagagagggagagaaaggggagtcTTTATTATCAGGACCAACGTCTCTTTGAATACAAACTCATCGACTAAAATAACACAATTCACTCTTGGAAGTTCAAGGGGAAACTGCACGTCATCAACGGCCGATCACAGTTTCTCGGCTGACGCATGACATCCCCAGGCCACGCCCCGTCTCCCTTCTGCCCGGACCGGGCCCCGTGCCCCGTGCCCACCTtctccagcagctgcagccgCTCCTCGTGCAGCAGGTTGTCCTGGCGCAGCTGGCTCACGGTGGACTCCAGGCCCAGCAGCTTGTCCAGGTGTCTGCGGTGGCGCTGCTGCAGCACCGTCACCTTCCTCTGAAGCTCCGACACCACCGCCTCCAGCTGCTCCTTGCTCAGCCGGCTGCTGCGGAAGTagctggaggaggcggagacgagacgatggggggggggggggaaactgaTTTAAAATAAGGTACAACTGTACAAAGGTCTCAATGATCCATCATGAGTCCCACAGAGACAAATAAGATGAAATCAATATCTAATCTTGCAATAttctcaaataaaaaaaaaaaacagggaaaGTTCAATTCTTATAAGCTGGAGCTTGTGTATCTAAGCTTCAGACTCTGATCCAAGTCATCTCAGCCCGTCTGAGCTGCTCCTCCGCCTGTCAGCTTCATGAACAACCTATTTTATCGACCACTCCTCTATTCCATATGCTTTCTGTTTCGCTGATATTGTTTCAGGGATGGAGAATATCCAGGGTACAACCTGTTAAACATGATAAAACACAACGTACCAGTGTTCTTCCAGCTGTTCCTTCGTACTGCAGTCCACATTTGGCTTCTCTCCgttgtcttcttcttctgcatcCATTGTCCCCACTCCAGTCCCCAGAGAAGTGGGGAGGGGGTGCAGATACTTAGAGACGATGGGGACGGTGGAGGCGATGGGCTTGAAGCCGAGAGCGGAGGACAACACcgtttcagggggggggggactgaacTGGCCGTTCACCGTTAACACGTTTGGGATCGTCTCAAAGTAGGCAATGACTTGGGTGACTTGATCTCGGTCGGCCGTCGAGGACTCGTCCACCCCACCGGAGGGGAGATATTTGAGGGGCAGACAGGGAGAGGTCAGGGTGAGTGTGGCGTCTGCTGTGGGAAGTTCCTGaccgtttgtaaatccattgaccTGTTGCTCTTGCACTTCGGAGAAGTCTGACACAACGAGGACTTCTGCATTCCCCTCGGTGTTGAGACAGGTCAAGCCCTCCACCGTGTGGTACAGGACAGCATGCATATCAAATGTTTCCGCTGGTGGGTCGGTTTTTAAACCCCCAAGGGATTCTGGGTACTCGTGGGCTTCCACCAATAGGGTTGTCTCGGACTGGGAGGGGTCTACGTTCATGTCATAAAAGTGGAGTGTATCCATGATATTGTACCGCTCTGTGTCTTCCGATAAGTCCGGTAAAGCCACCCTCAGATTTCTGTTACTTCGTCGATATTTACACTTCTTCTCGTCAAGCTCCACATCTTTTCGTTTCTAGAACAGAGATGTGTGATGTCAACAAATATGACAGTGTGTGAACTATGAAAGGCAAGTAAGTATCTGCTAAGGAGTTAATCGTATTATAGCCTACCTCAGATGACCTGAAGATGGTTGGAACAGCATTGTGCTCAAGGTAACGGATACCCCACGATACTTTGAAGGAGGACTCTGTGAAATGTTCGTGGCAGATATATTGATGTCGAGACGGCATCCAGCCTTCCCGACCCATGTTTCTCAACCACTGCTGTAGCCGTTCATAGTCGTGTAGAGGGAACCTTTAACAAGATAAAGATTGTATGTTTAGACATTTTGAAAATATAGAGGATGGGCCCTAGCAATTACTGAAATAATTGCAGTGGCGAAATTAAACCACATTCTGCCTTCCATGTTCAGAAGTCAGTCATATAAATGCCATTTAGTATAAAAGGTCATAATACAAAATAACTAAGTTACTTCACAACTATGCAGAAAGTGCAATGACTTTTTGCCTTCCTCATTTAATCACAGTATCTAATTTAATCATCAGAGTCACTCAAGAGGCCTCTACAGTTCCCGACAGAGATTGGTCACTCGAGCCATCTACAGGCCAAATAACGTTATTGCGGCAATTTAAGGTGACCTGTCTAATCCGACTTCAAGCTCGTACAAGTGTGATATATACAAATAACTAAAGATGAACGACACACAGTTGCAGCATTAAATATATAGCcataaatcaaaatcaaatggaCGTGAAAATAACCggattattaattattttctaaatgttacGGACATGGACATGCACTGCCTCAATCACAATGTCGGTGAGGGCACAGAATCTCATGAAATAAAGCCTATGAGACAGAATTACCACAAAATCGAAATGCGCACTAAGAATACTTAAGTATCCAACAACACATTACTCTACTGCACAACTGCCagggtaaataaaaaaaatcgaaacaACTCAAGCAATACATGAAGGAAAGTAAGCATTAGGTTTGTACTCACTTATAATagcttttccttttgttttcgtTTGTAGCGTCAGTTTTACAACTTGGAACAGAACAGTATTTGGGCATCTCTGTTGGTTTGTTGCCTAGTGCTACTCAAACATTGAGAACAAGGTGATGCCAAGGTAGCGTGCTTTATCAACATGTGGCGCAGCGCTGACGATCAGCTGTTGACGCAAAACAAGCGTGTCGGTGACGTAAAACATGTGCGACCATTGTTTTTAAAGGCTCAGTCGCATTTTCTTGTCACAgtttataatgtatatatttaagcagccgttaaacaaaaataagcaaATAAAGACAAACTCACTGgacgattttttttattcaataactTTCTCCAAACATGTACACGGAATATTTGTCAtgatacagtatatatacatacacgtCAGTGTATCTTATCTAAAAAGGTTGAGGGGCCTCTGGGGGTGGTAACTGTGCGTTTCAAGAGACGTCGGTGTGTATTGAAGAAATGGGACACAATGGGCCGACTAGTCACTTTGACATATTAGCGGACAGGAGTGCCAGCGGTGTTTGATAGACTGAAGCTAGATGGACCCGGGGGATGCGCGGCACCGATGACAGAATGAAGGGAGAGCAGTAGGACCTTCCTGAGTAGGAAGCAGTGCAAAACTAGTTGAATCAGTTACATGTTGGAGCCAGCTAAACATTCAACCAATGGCAAGACGGCACCTTATGCCTCTGGGGGCTTAATACAACGGACCGCAGTCAGAATCTCCTGAGACCACAGATCCAAATTCAGcctattttttttgcaaaaataaaaatatgcatttttatcaatcaactttttaaaaaatattaattaccATCAAAATGTAGCTCACCCCTAACTCCTCCTGTTCCTATAGATACCTTGTGTCTAAACatggctgctgctcctcctcctcatcatcatcatcatctatgGTAGTATCAACTGCTCCGTCTGTCGGAGGCAGAATCAGCTGATCCACCTCGTTTGAGGCAGAAtcagctgctcctcctcacaTTAAATCTAACAATCAATTCAGCCCAGATCTTTGGTAACACACCAGCTACCCTATGCCATCCATTGAGGAGTATCGGTCTGGCATGATACACGGCCAGATGGGAAATAACAATGGGTAGGGTTGAGTCTCTGCCCAGTCATACAAACGCATGGATGAGCAAATGAGACACGAGTTTCAATTTTGTTTCTTTTCCTTCCTCAGTTTTCATTGATGTGCGAATCGTCCTCATTACTGACTGGACTGGTCTAAGTGATCTCTGCCCCCCACCTCATCTCAGCAGCCGCCCTGCCTTTACCCAAACTGAGCCCGACTCGCGgaggaccaatgggaggggtggggtggggggatgtTGGGGTTGGGTTAAAGCgctggaggggtggagggggctggcTGGATTGGGGGGGTTGCCCCTGGTCGGGTGGGAAGTCGTCATGGTGACAGGAGGGCCAGGACGGCGTCTACATCATCCCCATCTGCATCAGCGAGTTGGCGTATGCCATGGGCTTGACGTTCGGATGAGGCTGTGGGGGAATTgcagaggaaaaaaaataagaaaggtAGTCGATATctaaaagaacacacacacacacacacacgcgcgcgcgctgCAGCATGCAATGTCCAAGACATtatcaagcacacacaaacacacctcaacaTGCAATGTCCAA harbors:
- the LOC115561805 gene encoding THAP domain-containing protein 5, which translates into the protein MPKYCSVPSCKTDATNENKRKSYYKFPLHDYERLQQWLRNMGREGWMPSRHQYICHEHFTESSFKVSWGIRYLEHNAVPTIFRSSEKRKDVELDEKKCKYRRSNRNLRVALPDLSEDTERYNIMDTLHFYDMNVDPSQSETTLLVEAHEYPESLGGLKTDPPAETFDMHAVLYHTVEGLTCLNTEGNAEVLVVSDFSEVQEQQVNGFTNGQELPTADATLTLTSPCLPLKYLPSGGVDESSTADRDQVTQVIAYFETIPNVLTVNGQFSPPPPETVLSSALGFKPIASTVPIVSKYLHPLPTSLGTGVGTMDAEEEDNGEKPNVDCSTKEQLEEHCYFRSSRLSKEQLEAVVSELQRKVTVLQQRHRRHLDKLLGLESTVSQLRQDNLLHEERLQLLEKAYLQTSAAVSDAGETVAIVYEYESGAFFQSPLSDEDE
- the LOC115528761 gene encoding claudin-3, with amino-acid sequence MSAGLELIGIALCILGWVIAIVSCALPMWRVTAFIGSNIVTAQIIWEGLWMTCVVQSTGQMQCKVYDSMLALSQDLQAARALTIIAILVAILAVLIGIAGAKCTNCIEDEASKSKVMIVSGVFFIVSGVMQLIPVSWSANTIIRDFYNPLITDAQRRELGAALYIGWAAAAMLILGGALLCCTCPPAETRYNPSRMAYSAPRSAPAPGFERKDYV